The region AGTAGCCAGGTATCCCAGCCGGAGGGTTCCCTGGAACAGGGTGAGGCCTCAGAGCAGGAGTCTATGGAGGAAGGCGAGCAAAGAGATAGTTTGATACAAGAGGAAGAACCTTCCACTTCCAAAAATTCGAGATTTTCTGCTGAAGATACCCTTGAACTTTTTAAGAGCTATTTATGAAAATGAGGGAATTCAGGTGTCAGAACCTGCTTTGTCAACTCAGGACAAAATTTATAAGGGGTTAAAATCTCAGCCTAACAGATCCTTCCCAGTACATTCTTCATTAAAAGAGATTATTTCTGACTAATGAAAGGAACCAGAACGTAGAGCTTTTATTCCAAATTCATTCAAGAGACGTTTTCTTTTTGCCAAATCTAATGAAGCAACCTGGGTCAAGTGTCCTAGGATTGATGCGGCAATTTCACAGTACTCAAAGGATTCAGATTTATCCTTTGAGGATTCAGGGTTACTTAAAGATCCAATGGATAAGAAATCTGATGTTCTTAGTAAAAGAACATGGGAAGCTACTACGTTCTGTTTCAAGCCGGAAATTTCTTCTGTGTGTAGCCCGAAATTTGTTGTCATGGGTAGAAGCTGTGGAGGAGGATCTTATTAAGGGGCTTCCTCATGAACATATTTTGCAGTCTTTTCCGTTAATTTTGAAGGCTGTGGCTTTTTTGGCAGATGCTGCGGCCGAGGCTCTTAGATATTCGGCTAGAGCTGCTGCTCTGGCAAATGCTACAAGACGCTCTATTTGGTTAAAAACTTGGGAAGGAGACATCACCTCAAAGCAAAGGCTGTGTGCCATGCCCTTTGAGGGTGATTTACTTTTTGGTAAAGATTTAGATGCTGTGTTGAGCAGATCAGCTGAAAAGGGTAAGAAATTACCTCATAAGAAAAAGAAGATAATGAATAAAAGGTTTTTTTCGTCCCAAAACAAGTTTTTTTTCAccagaggtagaggaagaggtgctCAATCTGGAACCAGAGGCAGATGGGCCTTttcaagaggaagaggtagaggatcaCCAGCTTTCAATAAGCCAGGGAATCCTAAACCTTCGGATGATAAATGACTATCAGGCGGAAGTGGGGGGCAGGCTTCAATGGTTTTTACCAAATTGGAGTCGTATcacaaacaacaattttattttgaaactCATAAAAGACGGGTACCGCCTGGAGTTTCAAAATTTGCCCCAGTAAGAAAGTTTATTACGATTCTTCCAAAAATCCAAAACAAAGCAGATTttttgtggggagcagtcgcaAAATTAATTTCTCAGAAAGTAGTTTGCAGGGTGCCCCCAGAAcaagtaaacaggggattttattCCCATGTGTTCCTTGCTCAGAAACCGTCAGGGGATCAGAGAATGATTTTAAATTTGAAAAAACGGAATCCTTTTCTTAAAGAAAAGAAGTTTCGTATGGAGAATATTTATTCGGTGAGGAATGTGCTGATGAAGGGGATGTTCTTGGCTTCAATAGATCTCCAGGATGCATATTTGCATTTGCCCATTCATCCAGGTCATCAGAAATACCTGAGATTTGCCATCCAGAAAGGAAGTCTAACTGCCCATTATCAATTCCAAGCTCTCCCGTTTGGTCTGACATCAGCACCAAGGATTTTCACAAAAATTGTAGCGGAGATGATCCAGTTTCTTCATTTACAGAAGATAAATGTGATCCCTTATCTCGACGATTTTTTGATTGTCAACAGGGACAAGAATCAATTAGAAAGGGACTGTGTTCTGTGCCTACAGATTATGCAGTCTCTAGGATGGATAATAAATACAGCAAAATCAGATTTGAATCCATCAAAAACCATGACGTTTCTGGGATTTATGATCGATACAGATCTGGAAATTATTTCTCTGACCCAGGAGAAGATTGTAAAATTAATGAGGTCAGTGGAAAGAGTTCAGGTTTCAAGAAATTTAGCAATCAGAGAATTGATGTTGGTCCTAGGATTAATGACATCAGCAATACCAGCAGTAGAGTGGGCTCAGGCTCACTCAAGAGTACTTCAGAAGTTTATCTTAAAGAACTGGGACAAAACGCAGGAATCCCTAGAACGCAAGGTTTTGATAAGCAGAGAGGTGAAAATTTCGCTAGATTGGTGGAGGAGTTCAGAGACTCTTTCCGGCGGAAGGAAGTGGAGACAAAACAATCCAGTGAGAGTAACAACAGATGCCAGTGCTTGGGGTGCTCATTGTGCGCACCTTCAGGCTCAGGGACAATGGTCAACAGAAATTTCCAGGAAATCATCAAATTACAGAGAACTTTTGGCAGTAAAGAATGCGCTGATAAGTTTTCAAGAGAAGATTGTAAACAAGGAAGTGGTAGTTTTTTCAGACAACATGGTGGTGATATCATATCTCAACAAGCAAGGAGGTACGAGATCAGAGATATTGTTGAACCTGTCTCTGGAGATCATGGAATGGTCAGAAGATCATCTACTTTCTTTAACGGCAGTCCATATAAGAGGAGATCGAAATATTTTGGCAGACACTCTGAGTCGTCAGCTGATACTGGAGATCGAGTGGGAGCTGAATCCACGTATTTTCAAGTTAATTGTAGAAAGATGGGGCCAGCCGATACTAGACCTGTTTGCTACAGCACAGAATGCAAAGACCAAGGATTTCTGCTCTATCCAGACAGGTACTCAGCGGAATCGTCTGGATACATTCTCAGTTCACTGGGGGGAAGGTCTGATATATGCCTTTCTGCCATTCAAGCTAATCCAGAAGGTGGTGTGCAAAATTGTAAAAGACAAGGCCCTGGTGATTCTAGTGGTACCCTGGTGGCCAAAGAGATGCTGGTTTCCACAGTTGAAGAGAGTGGCATTAGAGGAACCATTCAAGTTACCGGTGTCGCAGGACATGGTGACGCAGGGAAAAGCAGTTCATCCAGATCCTCAGTGGCTCCAGCTTGGATCCTGAAAGGGACTTATTAAGGAAGAAGGGATGTTCAGAAAAGGTGATTGACATTCTTCTAAATAGTAGGAAACCAGTAACCAGGAGAATCTACTTCAGAGTTTGGAAGACTTTTCTAGCCTGGAGAAAGGAAACAGGAAAGGGAGCAGGAGTTCCTGAAATATTGGATTTTCTACAAAGAGGAGTGGAGCGTAAGTTGGCTCCAGGGACACTAAAAGTTCAGATAGCAGCTTTATCAGTCTTCCTTGATAAACAGCTGGCTAGAGATCCCCTTGTTATAAGATTTATGAAGGTAATCAGACTGAGAAGATGGGTGCCAGAAAGGGTTATGCCACCTTGGGATCTTCCACTGGTGTTACAGGTGTTAATTAAAGAACCTTTTGAACCCCTGGAGAAGATATCAATACATTTGTTGACTAAAAGTAATTTTCTTAGTTGCTATCACTTCTGCTAGAAGAGTGGGAGACCTTCAAGCCTTGTCAGTGAAAGACCCATTAATGACTATTCTGGACGACAAGATAATTCTTAGACCTGATCCAACTTATTTACCTAAAGTATTCATCTTTTTATCGTTCACAGGAAGTGGTCTTACCCTCTTTCTGTGACAATCCAAAGAATGTTAAAGAAGCCGAACTTCATTGTCTTGACGTCCTAATAAGGGTTTGCAAGACATCAAAATCAACAATTTCTCGTTGGATTAGGGAAGCGATTTCTATGGCATATAAAAGTAATGGCAAAACTCTTCCAGATAACATCAGGGCTCATTCCACAAGATCTTGATCTACATCCTGGGCTGAAAGAGCAGGCGCATCATTGGAGCAAACCTGTAAGGCTGCAACTTGGGCGTCTCCAAATACTTTTGTTAAGCACTACAGAGTGGACGTTTTGTCAAATCAAGATCAAACGTTTGGAAGAAAAGTGCTtcaagcagtggtcccaccctaGTGGTAAGAAGTTTCTCGCTTGTCTCTCATTTGAAGGCCATCCTGAGGGACACAGGAAAGAAAAACCTTGTTACTCTTACCGTTAACGGTATTTCTTCCAGTCCCTCAGGATGACCTGGGGTTTCCCGCCCTATAGAGAGGTATAAGTATATGAGTTATCATTGTGTATAGatatttatgtatttgtataattgATATTTTATATATTCTTTTTGCGGGTGTTCTCTATAAGTAAAACTGAGGTGGGGAGGAAATGGTGGAGCTTTTATACTTTTTTTGATTGGCTTGTGTTTCCTTAGGGGGAGGGGCACGGAATCTCTCATTTGAAGGCCATCCTGAGGGACTGGAAGAAATACCGTTAAAACGGTAAGAGTAACAAGGTTTTTCACTCGTAATGCAGATTAGAGCATTCCTTCTCGCTGCAAAACTAAGGAAAGTGGAGAGGAGtgctaagcagggctgtggagtcggtacaaaaatcttccgactccgactcctcagttaatgaaaccacgactccaactccgggtaaccaatatggccctgactccgactcctcgactctgactccttagtgttACGAAATGCATCTGCTGGCATATTTCCTGAACTATTGATGAACTTCCTCCATTTTGCCAGCAGATgtcctctgtgtcctcagtgtttgAAACTGCTTGAACTATtctctgccaccagcagaggtcttacTCACAAGAACTGTTATTGCAGATTTAATGAGGGCAGGTCTGTGATCACCTGGATTTTGTCATCTGACTTTCTTGCACACTATATAAGCTGCTTTAACAGACCACCCTGCGCTAGCTCATCAAAGTCTGTTCCTGATCCTGAGTCGTAGCCTTCCTGTCCTGCTCAGCCTTGTATCTGTAATTATCGTGTTTGACCTGTTTTCTGTATCTGACTAACCTTTTGCCTAAGCGATTGTATCTTGTTTGTATCTCTGGTTTGACCCTGCATGTATGATGTTCCGTTGCCTGCCGATTATAATTCTGATGCTCTGCCTTTGTATATGATGCTCATGTGTATATAGTAGTCAGGTCTGGGGTTCAGTGTGCACACTATTGTTATGCTTGGAGACCTTTGCATATTATCCTATATGCCGGGGGTCCTTAGCATCTGCAATACCTGATAGATTCTGCTTATGTGTTAGTTTCCAGTTGAACCATTGCTTATGCATCCTGATAGTACTATTCTCTGTATAGAACTTAATGCTACTTGTGTATGCATCCTGATAGTACTATTCTCTGCATAGAACTTAATGCTAATTGTGTATGCATCCTGAtggtcagattctctgcataaacttaatctCAATTGTTTATGCGTCCTGTCCATTTGACTCTCTGCATGATCTTAATGCTGATTGTTTGTAAGCTCTTTAACAGTCTAGTTGCATACTCTGTGCATGAACTTAATGTACGACATTTATGCTGTTTATCTCTTGAGACTGATTACAATAAATCTTTGTTTATTCCTTTAATTCCATTCTCAGTGTTTCTTGCATACTGACAGTACAATCTTCCTTGCGATTCCCATGCATTGCACACCAATGCATCAGAATCATgacacttaaggctcatacacacatcagactatagtctttggaaaatgaaagatcacagaccaatcttaccacccttcatgtagtatgagagccatactctacacagtcttttctatggagctgaactccacatcagaaaaaaatctttgcaagatgctgcacacacagatgctgtacagacacaaaagatcagtatctgcaaaagatctgttcctaccaaagatccattcctgcaaattgcattcatagtctatgagatctgcagatcatcatacacacatgatttaactgacattcatctgcagatcagacaatcatctgcagatctgaaaatccatcctggtggatctgatctgcagatgaatgtcagttaaatcatgtgtgtatgatctgcagatcttatagactatcattgcaatttgcaggaatggatttttggcgggaacagatcttttgcagatactgatcttttgtgtctgtacagcatctgtgtgtgcagcatcttgcaaagatttttttctgatgtggagttcagctccatagaaaagactgtgtagagtatggctctcatactacatgaagggtggtaagattggtctgtgatctttcattttccaaagactatagtctgatgtgtgtatgagcctttagtctaatatttaacagggctgtggattttgtacaaaaatcacccgactcccgactccgactcctcagtttcaaaaaccacgactccgactccgggtgtccaaaattgccccgactcctcgactccgactccacagccctggtgctaaGTCCTGCCCTCTGAAGTATTGGAAccactccagtgttctccccagaatttttttccagccgggtggcatgaaaaataagccgggtggcatgaaaaagtagccgggtggggcaatatgagagaatgcaggacccGTGCTTCTGTGtggaactctgcttacagcatacgtGGAGGTGAACtgctaacagccgggtgctcaccaaaactaaccgggtggagcacccggctaaaagagcctggggagaacactgcactcacAGGAAGCATGTGGCTGCCTCTATTTAGTCATGGCTTCAATTTTTAAGGAgccagcaatttgtccagccttgtagtccaccaaatttgcaagtgcttgtactgtacctctaaCAGGAGGGAGTTGGCCAATTGCAGCAgaaaatgtaccagggcatgctgggccatttctagaacaTTCAGAATTTCTGATATTGTAAACcatttttcctggtcccttggagtttactataatgagatgatACTGTGTCTGGTTTTTGGTACAAATAAAGTCACAGGTGTCCAAGTCCTAAGTTCACACTGTATACATGTAGCACATTGCAAAGGATTGCAAAACTGGCgggctcgccgcagctcctctgtgCATTGTCAGGCAGCTATTTAAAAAGCAGGCATAACAATGTGTGCAATGTGTTCTCTAAGCATTACTGTGACGTAACGCAACACACAGTGGAGTCTGCACGACAATGTGTATGTGTCGATTGTGGAATCATTACAGCTATGcagttagggcctatttccactagaagCAGGCAAATTCGCATGTTTTGTTTTTcagatgcaaattcgcatacaactCAAATAATTGCATAATGTATACATCTGTTTTTAACATGCAAATTAACATTCGTAatcactaattttttttgtttgtttttcatttcTATTGACATCAGCGAAAACACACAAAAATGTAAACATGTGAAAAACTCATCCGGCATGCAGAAACTGACAacactgctgtgcagatttttttctgcacaggtcTCCATACAGATTCTGCACACAATGGAAACCGGCCCATTAAAACACAAAGATATATGCGAAGATACAGTGTAAACTTCCGTTCTCAACCTCTCTAGTGTGGCTTTGCTGTAGCCCAAATTGATAGACTAGGCTCTGTCTTTTGTAGTggaatctcttaaagggaacctaaactgagaggtatatcgatttttacttttaaacaataccagttgtctggcagccctgctgatctctttaggtgcagtagttactgaattacacacctgaaacaagcatgcagctaatccagtctgacttcagtcagagggcctgatctgcatgcttgttgaggggctgtggctaaaagtattagagacacaggatcagcaggacagccaggcaactggtattattttaaaaggacaaatccacattcttctcagtttaggttccctttaaagggatacttaactgAAGATAAATTAGGCTAGTTACCTGCCTGGCGCTTCTTCTAGCTCCCTAAAGTCCTCCTGCTGCCCTCATCACCTTTCTACGCTGCTTTGTTACTTAGCCTTGCACCTCCTCGATCATGCTACTGTGGCCAGGAGTGCtttgcccatgcacagtagcaatttttagttACCGCGCAAGTGCAGAACGCTACCGGTCACGGGAATGTGATGGAGGAGGCGAGTGACACGTGGTCGCGCATGGATCGTTCAGAGAGGAACAAAGCGTTGCAGAACGACTGCAAGGGGCAAGAACAActtaaggggctggaagaagccccaggtaagtaactggtaaTTTGCCTTTAACAgataaagaaactctgtaacaaaaagaagttccccctggggggtactcgcctcaggtgggggaagcctccggatcctatcgaggcttcccccgtcctccgaaCAGTGGgcattcctggctccagcgcaagctctccgcttggagataggcggaaataggcgatcgctgtcggcccactctactgcgcaggcgcaagtctcctgcgcatgtgtagtagagcggacccgacagagatcggctatttctgcctatttctgagcggagagccacaacagcgcccccgctggagccagaaaaggtaaatcttGCAcaccctgacaaattgtcggctgtgcgttcTGTGGGCTGCAGCGAAACCGTCGTGGGACTTAGGATCcgaaggcttccccctaccgaggtgagtaccctgcaggggaactttttttttgttacagagtctctttacagTGTCCTTTAAAATTCTAACTACCCTTCTGCTTATTTTAACAATGAAACTAGCAGCTTTTCCTATATACATGGGTGGGCCCAGTGTGGAAAAGAGGATTTCTGGGACATAGCATGATATTGATTTTAAACAATCTCTATATCCTCAGATCAGGAAACTCCACGACCCCAAAGTCCCCTTTCTCTCTTCAATCGCTCACCTTCTCAGTACACCATCTCGTTACAGGATCGTGCAGCTCACTTAATCACAAGTTCTAGTTTCTTTTTCTCTCCTGCCATTACATGTTCTGTATTGAGAAGGTGAGTGGTTGAAGGTAGAAGGGTCTGTCTTGGGGGTCACAGACCAAACGATAGTAAGCGACATAAATTACATGTCTAAATTGGACGATCTATAGGTGGAATAGAGCAATATAAACTCAGCCTTCTTGGTGTCACTAAAGTGATCTTTCACACCAAGAGTTTGCTCTCACTACACGAGTCTTTTAAATATGCATGCATTTCCAGTACAAAACCCGTATAAAGGTTCCCActtactgggtttttttttttcaaaatgtgaatgcACTGCATGCTTTATTTTTGCATGCTTTTGTTTCTTCCATTTTAGCATAAATCCATTAAATCTTT is a window of Hyperolius riggenbachi isolate aHypRig1 chromosome 6, aHypRig1.pri, whole genome shotgun sequence DNA encoding:
- the CEBPG gene encoding CCAAT/enhancer-binding protein gamma isoform X1; translated protein: MVFTKLESYHKQQFYFETHKRRVPPGVSKFAPVRKFITILPKIQNKADFLWGAVAKLISQKVVCRVPPEQVNRGFYSHVFLAQKPSGDQRMILNLKKRNPFLKEKKFRMENIYSVRNVLMKGMFLASIDLQDAYLHLPIHPGHQKYLRFAIQKGSLTAHYQFQALPFGLTSAPRIFTKIVAEMIQFLHLQKINVIPYLDDFLIVNRDKNQLERDCVLCLQIMQSLGWIINTAKSDLNPSKTMTFLGFMIDTDLEIISLTQEKIVKLMRSVERVQVSRNLAIRELMLVLGLMTSAIPAVEWAQAHSRVLQKFILKNWDKTQESLERKVLISREVKISLDWWRSSETLSGGRKWRQNNPVRVTTDASAWGAHCAHLQAQGQWSTEISRKSSNYRELLAVKNALISFQEKIVNKEVVVFSDNMVVISYLNKQGGTRSEILLNLSLEIMEWSEDHLLSLTAVHIRGDRNILADTLSRQLILEIEWELNPRIFKLIVERWGQPILDLFATAQNAKTKDFCSIQTGTQRNRLDTFSVHWGEGLIYAFLPFKLIQKVVCKIVKDKALVILVVPWWPKRCWFPQLKRVALEEPFKLPVSQDMVTQGKAVHPDPQWLQLGS